Part of the Sodalis praecaptivus genome, GGTATCTAAGGTATAGCCAAGTTCTTCAAACGCCATAAAGTAAAGGCCGATCACCGCCAAGGCGGCCAGCACCGGTTTCAGCGTGCTGGCGTGAAACGTGCGCGGGGCACTTTTATGACGCCCTTCCAGCAACAGCAGCAGCACGCAAAATAGCAGGGCGATGCATAATAAGCCGGGAAAAAAACGCGGCCCTACGGGGTCGCCCATACCCAGCAGCGGGATTTGTCTGATACCCCAGTAATACACGGCGGCCAGGAGGGTGCTCGCCGCCGCAAGCAGATAGCTAATCATCGCGATACGGCCTTAAGCCCCGCCTCCCGCTTGCCGGTTTGTCAGGCCAAGCGACGTGTATAACTCACTCAAACGCCGCGCCTCTAGCGTCAGAAGCCGGCCCGCCGCTGCACTATCGCCATATCCCCCCTCGATATATTCCTGCTGCAGCTGGCTTTTCCACTCAGGAGTGGCGGTAATTTGCCGCAGCGCATTGCTCCAGAAGCGGACTTGCGCCGGCGTCAGGCCCGGCGGGCCGATGACAATACGCCAACCGCTTACCACCACATCCACCCCCTGCTCACGCCAGGTAGGGACAGTTGCCAAGACCCCGCCTAATCTCGTCTCGGTTGCTGACGCCAGCGCCCGCAGGCGCCCCGCTTGAACATAAGGGACAAGACTGGAGGGCGTTGTGATAACCACATCGATATGCCCCCCCAGCGTGGCGGTCACCCCCTCCGCCGCCGAGCCAAAACTCACCGCTTTAATTTTATGAATATCGGCGCCGATAGCCTTTGCCAGCTCCATCGCGGCGGCGTAGTTTACGGTCCCTACGCCGCTGGACACCGAAAACGAAACGCTGGCGGGATCCTGCCGAAGTTTGGCGATAAGATCCTTACCCTCCTTAATAGGGGAATCGCTACGCACCGCAAAGAGGAAACGCTCGCTGAACAGCAGCGCCAGCGGTGTAAATTGCCGGTAATCGATAGGGCTGCGCCCCAGTAATTTGTTGGTAATGAAGGGAGTATTTACCACTTGGATGCGCTCGGCGTCGCCGGGCTGATTCAACAAAGCGTTCAACGCCAGAGAGTGGCCGCCGCCGGGGCGATTGACCACCTCGCTGCCGCCTGGAATTAATCCCGCGTGTTGTAGACCATCGTTCACCATTCTGGCGGTACGGTCCATCGACCCACCCGGGCCAACGCCCACCAGCACCTGTACGGGCTGTTGCGGCCGCCATTCATCGTTTTGCCCGGCATGCGCCGCCAGAAGAGGAATCGATAAGAAGAGTAACGGTAAACATCTACGCCACGCGATGCGCCGCCCCAATAAATCACTCGCCGTCATTATTTATTCCTTTCAATCCATTCATTAAGAAGCGCAGCTGGGTTAGCGGCAGCATGACTCTTCGCCGCCCTCATTTTGCCGACAGTAACATTCGATAAAAAATAAAAGAAATTCATTTTCTGGATAAGTTAATATGCAAAAAGCAAATAATTGCCTGACGCGTAAAAATGATGGCGCCGCGGTTGATTACGTCTCCTACAACAACCGCGGCAAAAAGGAATCACGTTGTAATAGCCTTTAAATACAGCTTATTAGCGTCATGTATTCCTCGTGCACGTGCTTTCAGCGGGACTGTCACAGTAACTGAAGCCACCTTTAGTACTTTAATCACTTATCTTATCTTCAAATATCATGATTAATTTTCATAATTTTAAGGTTCAATATCAGCCTATTTTATATTGAATACAGCTTGTATTCTGCCTTCGCAACATGGCGTATTCCAACGGTTGCAGCATAAAAGGAAAAACTATGGCCGATAGGCAAACCCTATCTGAAATATACCCGCGCACGGGGCAATTGGTCCGTTTTATACAACGGGCCCGCACCCTGGCATTCCCCCATCACGTTGTGCTGGAAGCAAAACGCGCCCTAATTGACTATTTGGGGGTGGCTATCGGGGCGGTAACCGACCCCGCCGTCAGCGCGGTGCGCCAGGTCGCGCTCGGTTGGCAAGCGGCCGGCCGCGCGCAGATTATCCTGGGCGGCCAAACTACGCCTGCGCTGGCGGCGCTGATCAATGGCACCATGGCCCATGCGGCAGATTTTGATGATACCCACCCTGGCGGCGCAGGACATCCCAGCGGCCCGTGCTGGTCGACGGCCTTGGCGCTGGGCCAGGCGCAAAATCTGACTGAGCAACAGGTGCTGGCCGCGTTTATCACCGGTTATGAAATCATGGCGCGCCTGGGCGGCGGCGGGACGCAGGGGATCGGCAGAAACCTGCAGCGCAGGGGATTTCACCCGACCGCCATCGCCGGCCGGGCGGGCGCGACCGCGGTGGCCGCCTCACTAAGCGGTCTGGACGAGACAGCGTCGGCGAATGCCCTCGGCGCAGCGGCGACGATGATGGGAGGATTAATGAAGTCCTCGGGGACGCACGGCAAACCCTTCCACGCCGGCAAAGCGGCTATGGACGGAATTATGGCGGCCGAGTTGGCGCAGTCGGGATTTATTGCCGCCCACCATTTTTATGAACCCGAGGGCTGGCTGAAATCCTTTATCCAGTCCGGTGATGTTGATGTGCCGCTTCTGGACCTTGGCGAAACCTGGGAATTGTCCTCCAACGGCTATAAGCGTTATGCCAGTTGCCGCGGCACCCATGCTGCCATCGAAACTGCCCAGGGATTATTTCCCGAGCTTAACGGCCGCCACATCGCCCATGTCCAAGCCTACGTTCACCCCATGTGTATGATCAACGCCGGTAACCCACGCCCCCGTACGCCGTTGGAAACCAAATTCAGCGTCCAGCACTGCATCGCCCTGGCGCTCTGCGGTTTCCCGCTGGGGGAACAAGACTTCACGGGCGGTAAAACCGCGGAT contains:
- a CDS encoding tripartite tricarboxylate transporter TctB family protein translates to MISYLLAAASTLLAAVYYWGIRQIPLLGMGDPVGPRFFPGLLCIALLFCVLLLLLEGRHKSAPRTFHASTLKPVLAALAVIGLYFMAFEELGYTLDTTLFLLVTMMCCHPKPRQAALVALLFPLASWYVFKYALSVPLPAGRLFS
- a CDS encoding tripartite tricarboxylate transporter substrate binding protein, with the protein product MTASDLLGRRIAWRRCLPLLFLSIPLLAAHAGQNDEWRPQQPVQVLVGVGPGGSMDRTARMVNDGLQHAGLIPGGSEVVNRPGGGHSLALNALLNQPGDAERIQVVNTPFITNKLLGRSPIDYRQFTPLALLFSERFLFAVRSDSPIKEGKDLIAKLRQDPASVSFSVSSGVGTVNYAAAMELAKAIGADIHKIKAVSFGSAAEGVTATLGGHIDVVITTPSSLVPYVQAGRLRALASATETRLGGVLATVPTWREQGVDVVVSGWRIVIGPPGLTPAQVRFWSNALRQITATPEWKSQLQQEYIEGGYGDSAAAGRLLTLEARRLSELYTSLGLTNRQAGGGA
- a CDS encoding MmgE/PrpD family protein; the encoded protein is MADRQTLSEIYPRTGQLVRFIQRARTLAFPHHVVLEAKRALIDYLGVAIGAVTDPAVSAVRQVALGWQAAGRAQIILGGQTTPALAALINGTMAHAADFDDTHPGGAGHPSGPCWSTALALGQAQNLTEQQVLAAFITGYEIMARLGGGGTQGIGRNLQRRGFHPTAIAGRAGATAVAASLSGLDETASANALGAAATMMGGLMKSSGTHGKPFHAGKAAMDGIMAAELAQSGFIAAHHFYEPEGWLKSFIQSGDVDVPLLDLGETWELSSNGYKRYASCRGTHAAIETAQGLFPELNGRHIAHVQAYVHPMCMINAGNPRPRTPLETKFSVQHCIALALCGFPLGEQDFTGGKTADPQARALLKKVVAQAVEGQAPHESVIEISFTNGEQLRGETKVVRGHALNPLSLDELHDKFSRLTVPALGSANSERLFHTAANFEQPGALRTLTALLVGRH